In the Salvia miltiorrhiza cultivar Shanhuang (shh) chromosome 8, IMPLAD_Smil_shh, whole genome shotgun sequence genome, AACTGACACAAGCAAAATGCACCCTCACTAAAGACTTTTAAAAAATGTGAACAACTTACACCATTACAGTGCTGAAACACCTGGCAACCACTGCTTAAAATAAGCTCGGCTATCCATCTCTGCAGGAGACAAGGCTCCTAGAGGACTGACAGTTATCTGCAATAAAGAAACGGCAAATTATGCATGAACTAGTATCATTCTAACTAGCTAGTCACAGCAAATGGGACATACATATCCTTCTCTAAGGGAACTGTAGTCTGTATCACTATCGTCAACCTGTGATCCCTTCACCTGCAAAAGGATGCAGAGATCTTTTCCATTACAACATGAAACAACTATCGGATAATCTTTCATAACATGTTCTGCAATAAAAGGCGGACTGTAAACATGTCTGACAATGGAAGGAATTAAAAGGTTCTTTTGAGAAATATAGAATGATACATAACCCAATGCATCTTATAATGTCACTTCAAATTGCTCAAGATGCAAATTCCGTAGTGCATATAAGCAGATCAACCAGAATCACATGTTCAGAATTACTAGTAGAATATAATAATCTACTAATAAGACTTAATAATCTAGTAGAATATAATAATCTAATAAATAAGACTTAATACTAAAATTTATCATAAACCATATTAGAAAGTTAGAAACTTCAGAAAATATCAAAATCTTTATCAGGTAGTTGTATCGTCTAGATAGATGTCAAAGGCAAACTCAAACACCGCCCAAATGACTTCAGAAAATATGGCCATGCTACAGATCTTAATGAAAATGCTGTTTGTGCAAAAGGCCAATCAGAAATACATTAGAGCAACTATAAGAGAATGATTCATACTTCTCTTTTAAATGCAAGTTCATGCTTTAAATTCGCAGACTCTGATTCAGAACCCAATGATGAATTTGTCTCCATAGTCATAGTTGACAGCATTTTCCCTCCTTCAGATTCAGAAGTAACTTGTCTCCACCCCATTTTCACCATAGTCTTGCCCTGATTTGTTAGTCGATAACCCTGTCCAGGACCAACAAACAAACATTTAGTGTGAgtgtgttggcctagtggtAGAGTGGTTGATGCCTGAGGCCAAAGGTCTCATGTCCAATGTCACGCAGATGGGAGCTGGGGAGCACGATCACAGATGAGTAGTACCACCATTCATCAGAAAACAGTAAAATTTAAGGGATATCGCCATAACAGTTGCCCAGAAACCCAAGTTGGTCAGTACTTCATGTATATAGATAAAAACAGACAAACATAATGACTTTTAACACCTTCTCATAGCAGCTCAATTGACATGCCAAAGCCTACCAGGAAAATACCTTATGATTCACAACATCTGTTGGCACATCTACATTCAGAAAACAGTTTTGAGGGTATGTTTTCTTCTTGATTTCAACCAACATGCCACAAATTATGGGCAAGCACACCTCTGCTGCAAGTTTAAAATCATTGACAGTACTTTTGCCACCAACCCTGCAAACCAGAACTAGCGTAAGTATCATTCTGCATCTCCAAATGAAGCAGCAATATATAGATTACAAAACTCTAGAGAGATCCTCAGTAAATATAAATAGAGTAGGGTTCTGAAGTAACATATTCTATACATACCAATCATATGATATAGAGATAGAAGCTATTCCATTAAAAAAGGCTTCTCGAGCCCCTGCTACAGTCCCGGAATATATACTGCATTCATCAAGAAAGATTCACTGCATTAAGGTTACCAGGTAAACATATTATAACTACTTTGCTGCAAGATCAAACTTTAAGGATAATGGGACTCAGAAAGGTTGATATCTCTGTAATGGTTGATCTCCTTCCTTATATTTAGATAGCACGTTTAGACACTGCTAAGTGacaaatttttatttgtaaCATTTACAATATCACTTACATTAAGGCATCAAGGACAAGTACCAGTTAATTCATAGTGCTGCATTCCATatagaaacaaatacaaatactATAGATTAAATATTTAAGGATAATGGACTCAGAAAGGTTGACATCTCTATAATTGTTTATTAGGTGAACACTA is a window encoding:
- the LOC131001064 gene encoding uncharacterized protein LOC131001064 isoform X1 → MQKLSFVPKYFSFIRGRNTTKLRSRGSLGSLSSIVNVRFCRQKAKSQLGKGKREKIVKSIDKMSSGGGDRPTVMVTNDDGIDAPGIRALVHVLVSSNRFNVYVCAPDSEKSAVSHSITWRNALIAKPVEIDGTVAFAVSGTPADCTSLGISKALFPSVPDLVISGINMGSNCGYHIIYSGTVAGAREAFFNGIASISISYDWVGGKSTVNDFKLAAEVCLPIICGMLVEIKKKTYPQNCFLNVDVPTDVVNHKGYRLTNQGKTMVKMGWRQVTSESEGGKMLSTMTMETNSSLGSESESANLKHELAFKREVKGSQVDDSDTDYSSLREGYITVSPLGALSPAEMDSRAYFKQWLPGVSAL
- the LOC131001064 gene encoding uncharacterized protein LOC131001064 isoform X2, which encodes MKRVVELSLQEKSAVSHSITWRNALIAKPVEIDGTVAFAVSGTPADCTSLGISKALFPSVPDLVISGINMGSNCGYHIIYSGTVAGAREAFFNGIASISISYDWVGGKSTVNDFKLAAEVCLPIICGMLVEIKKKTYPQNCFLNVDVPTDVVNHKGYRLTNQGKTMVKMGWRQVTSESEGGKMLSTMTMETNSSLGSESESANLKHELAFKREVKGSQVDDSDTDYSSLREGYITVSPLGALSPAEMDSRAYFKQWLPGVSAL